One Vicia villosa cultivar HV-30 ecotype Madison, WI linkage group LG5, Vvil1.0, whole genome shotgun sequence genomic window, TAAAATGTAACATccaaaagattataaaaaaaacaattgtttcataagtttttcaagttcaaaaaaacaaatattttcatcttcttcttcaacttaatcaaaagTTCAATCCTTCTATAACATCATCTTCATTAGAACATTCATATTCGACTTGATTAAATCCATCTCCAAATGTTATGaatgtaaataaaattaaaaacccataaagaaaaaattataggccaaaatataaaatgtgatttataaattttgacaaaaaaaagaagtaaaatcaggtcaaagagtaaaatccaaCGATTTTACATGATTGTACACGATTTCatcaattttagaaagatttaaatCACTTAGAATCGTTTCGGAATACAATTTTACATAAAAAGGTTTTTACCTGCGATTTAACATGAAATGCTGACCTAGAAACGTGAAATCTATAGAGTTTAGGTTTAATCtcgtcccatttataagaaaaaaaatcactttttagatacattgaataaataatatatttggacaacatattgtccagatacatcatttattcaatgtatctaaaaagataaTCTTTTCTTATAAGTGGAACCGGAGGTAGTATAACAACGATATGAaggtgaataaaattaaaaatccatagagaaaattttataggacaaaatataaaatgtgatttataaattttgatccaaaaaaaagtaaaatcaggtcaaagagtaaatccaacgattttacatgattttaTAGGATTTCATCagttttagaaaaatttaaaTCACTTAAAATCGCTCCGGAATACGATTTTACATAAAAAGGTTTTTACATGCGATTTAACATGAAATGTTGACCTAGAAACGTGAAATCTATAGAGTTTAGGTTTTAAATTGAGATTGTAACAACTTTGCTTCTATGGTCTATTTGATGGGTCATCGTGAGAGGGGAAAGCATACACAATGTGTCAAATATTCACCTAAAGATTAAAGACTCACCCAAACAAATGAGAGAAACATCACATATTCACCAAAAACTTTAAGGTAATAGGTGTATGGGTCATCTCATTTACAAAGTGTTTAACCTTCACTTTTCTAAGCATTGTGAAACTTTGAATTCACACTTATTACTTCATGcaactcacacttgtttctcaacaATCTTCACCTCAAGTGTGAGTACATCCACTATGCTCCCCTCGAGCGGAAGCTCTTCCATGCTTGTATCGCCATTGAGAGACACCCTTATCTCATCATGGGCATTTCAACGGGACACGCCGAGTGTCCACCATGTTAGGAGGACTTTCGATACAAGGAGTCGGTCCCTTATTCGAACCGAACTCTGATACCACTGATGAGTCATCATGAGAGTGAACGCATACACATTAGGTCTAACATTCACCTAAAAATCAAAGACTCATCCAAACAAATGAAAAAGATACCTCATATTCACCAAATACTTTTAAAGTGATAGATGTATGAGTCATCTCATAAGTGTTTAAcctctatttttttaaataatgtgGAATTTTAAACTCAAACGTGTTGCTTCATGCAACTCACACTTACGCATATAGACTAGATGGATGAATTGCATGTTCATCTTTCAATCAAAGAACTTCATAATACTTGCCTTTGTTTAAAGATAATTAAACTATATCTTCTTTATACTTTATTTAGTTGATGAAGTGAAAACAtaggaaagaaaaataaaataaaataaaataaattaatagaaaATACTGTAATTAATTAATAGTGtgatacaagagaaataaaaAGAAGTGATAATAGAAAAGAAATATGTATATTtatgaaatgataaaaaaaattattaaaatgataaatttCATAAGATAAAAAATTATTCCATTATAATTAacgaaaatttttataaaaaaaatagaacaaaaatgTAATCTAGaaagttatttaaaaattaaacaattttttatataaattataaatattattattaataaaataattaaaaaatgttccaaataaataaatgaataaataaagaataaaatatattaacatttcatttatttatatactataaataaataataaataattatttttccattgtataatattttttaaatcgaGGGGAGATATTTAAGAAATTATCTTGCTTTTTTATATATCTTTTGTTTTCTTCGGAGGATCGAATGCTTTCAAACACAGTCTTAAAAAGGTAAAATGTAAAATAATGAGTTAAAGAATGAGTTGACTGAATTTTCTGGATAACTAGAAgtcatttttatgttttaattgagCGCAATATCTAAAGGggctaaaaataaatatttttttaattatctttttaaattaaaaaatataaaatataaatatatgacAAACAATAAAAAGGACAATAATAACTTTCATAGGATAACATTTAGTTAATTATATGGTATGTAATTGGTATTgtttatcaaatttttatttattaatattttttattcacaaTATGTAAATATGTAAAAATATATCTAGATTTtcttatgttattttttattaattaaattaaattttaatttaattttaattatgttatttaaaaAAAGATTAATTGTTACGACTTGTtagtatatttttttttacacgATCATTGTATCACAACAACCATAAATAatactaaaaaattaaaacaaaattcagATTTTAATATAAATCTAATGGTCTCGATTAACTAACACTGTATTTACACCATCGGTGTATaccaattaaattataaataaaacttaattcaattttcttttctagtaaatttttttcattaaattaaaaattttaatttattaaattgaaaattttaatttattgctGTTGACTATTTTTTTTCCATTGttcctttttataattttttgctAATATAATAACCTTTTATTGTATCTAGTTTATATTTAAAGAcacttatataatttttttaattcacgTATATATTTCTCTCacaactttctttcattttttattaccAAACTATTGGTTATCATCTTATTTTTAACTCTATTGGTCATCatcttatataattttttaaattcacgtatatatttttatcataactttctttcattttttaatacaaaCTATTAGTTATCATCTCATTTTTAACTCTATCTACTTTTTACTTTctcttgttatttttttattcattaaccaaacaaaattaaaaaaaaatctctgaTATATTTTTTCATAGACTTAAAATTACTTTTatcttttataaggactaaatTGAATCCGAAAATTTTTTTagggattaaaataaaattttaaactaataataataatagtttatataaaataatttatgaatATACTGTGTATAGGAAGATTTTATTTTCCACTTGCTTTTATGaaattgtttattttaaatattttgaactttAAACTAATAATCCTTCTTTTTGATGGAGTTCATGTTGACATTTCTTAATGATGAAAAAAGGTGGAGAAAAAGATAATATGGGTAGAGAAATGttatttgaaattttattaaatatttgatATGGTTccgtatacaatattattttttattattttattttttctttttatattttatcagtAGTTATAAAATATTTGGATATTCAAATAACTTTACttttattagaaaataaataTGGATCTTTTTGCCTTGTACACAATTTGTACTTATTACAGCTTAATTTTTATGATGTCATAATTTTTTCAAGGAAAAAATACTTATGTTTGTGATGTCATTCATccaatttccaagatttttttaaaaagtcaaaaaataaatattttaaattcaaacattGAACAGTGTATATTATATTGTCTATATTCCTTAATATTTTGGCGAGTACTCTGGTATTATTGAGATTTATTGGATACCTATCCATAtctaaaaatttgaattttattaattaaccAAACAATATTTTGAgtaatgaaatttttttattatttaaattggataaatgaaCCCCAAGTAAAAAAGAATTCaccttttaaaatatatatatatatatatatatatatatatatatatatatatatatatatatatatatatatatatatatatatatatatatatatatatatatatatatatatatatatatatatatatatatatatatagcattatttcttttttttgttaatcACCATagtatatcattttttttaatctctCACTGTATAAAAAACTAATattcttaaataaaatatttgtattcaaacaaaaagaatatatatattttaaaatgaatgaattatttctttttcattaatttttaatttcaaaatccaTTAATTCACATAAAAATAATATTCACTAACtaccaattaaaattaaataaaataatcaaaattcaAACAGTAATTAAAAGTAACCCCCATTATTGAAAAAAGAGCCATTGAATTGAAATTATGCCTTTTTTCAATAACtcctatttttcttcttttacgtattatttttgtttttaaaataaaaatattttcatatttgttaaacataattttaatataatatactttcttgagttgtatatatatattaatatggtAGTTCACTAATGATACACAATCTCAATTTCCCATTTCCATCCAAGCATGGATACACCTTTACTTGTCACACAAATTCCTATCACCACAAAAGAGCTTCACTTATTTTATCGTATTGATCGTGAGCTACTTTGTTTTTTGATCTTCAAACTTCACTATGAAGTAACTCAATCTCTTTTAGTCATGGCACTATGGCTATGGCTTGAAAAAATCGGGTACCATAACCTTATCCATAAAGTAGCATCTTTACAAGGTACCCTTATCAATGCCATTGTTGTTGAAGCTATAACTTGCTTGCAATTTTTGGAGAGGGATAACCCTCCTATCCCAATTGGAGGTGGTTTACCCTTGACTAAAATGCTCATAAAAAAAGACATCTCTCTTGAGATGTTCATCTCGAAAAGGTATACGGCAATGACTGGCATTAAAATCGTTTTAAATGAGACGTGCGCTCGAGTTTTTAATGATGTTTTGCAGATAGTTTTGAAAAGGAAAAACATAATCGAAACACGGGGTAGTAGTAGTACCACATCACGAACTCACGCACTCAACATGCCTTTGATTCTTCCAGGTTTTCCTCACCCTTTATTTGGCAGCTTTGATTTGTTACCAAGAAACGAGAACACCAGCTTGTCTGATGAAAGTATATGGATTCAAAAGAAACCCTATGACGACGCTACGAATGATGATAAATCCTTGTTTCTCACATTTTCTAGAGGCTTCCCTGTGTCGGAAATGGAGGTGAGGTACTTGTTCACAACTAATTATGGGGATTGTGTGCAACGTTTGGTCATGGGAGGAAATCATGTCAAGAATGATCAACCTTTATTTGCAGTTATGATTTTGAAAATGGTGGAAATTGTGGATCAAATTCTGGCTGGGAAACGTGTTGCCAAGCTTCAAATCAACGGAAAACACATTTGGGCTCGCAAGTACGAGCCTCGTCTCTGAGTAGCCTTTGTTTATTTCAACTTATAGTCATTAGAATAAaatcagaaaaacagtcaaaatAAAGAGAGTCTTAATCCTCGCTATAATTATTGTCGCCGCTAGTTTTGCTTTTCTTTGAATAAAACATTTATGTTAGCAGATTATGATCCTTTTTGGTGGACCTATATGTAAGCAAGGCTTGAATTAAACTCCACAATCTATTTACGAATCTTGcgtattgaattttttttataataattttagttttcaaataatatttttggacgtaataaaccaaattcaaaaattcttataaaaattaaattaaaataaatcatttttgaACTTAATCATTTCATAGAATTGaggttaaaaaaaaatttaactcaTTTACTTTTGAATTAGTGTAATATAAACTCTAAATTTACACTCGATTATCATATAACAGTTGAGTTACCTCACTTTATCTAATGCCATAAATTTTGTGGCgttgtttaagaaaacttataaaaataacttattgttataaaactaactaaaacaatagagagatcaaagaAAGGGAGAGAATGGAAAaactaatattgtattatcttctttCAAAAGTATCATTTACATCACAATGTGAGTCTTATTTATAAGATCCAAGTGAGATGGAAAGTCACATATATTAAtggggaataggaagatgaaaaagaagaataaggatggacatccactttaatctttattcataacactcccccttggatgtccattgaggatatgcctcgttaaaaccttactagaaaaaacccagtggaaaaaattctagtgaaggaaaaagggtacaatatcctttgaatgtgaattgcctcgttaaaaaccttaccaggaaaacccaatggaaaaaaccatgatgaaggaaaaaagagtgcaaaacatatgtatttatccccctcatgcagacatttacatgtgagacgatattatttgtagtagttgcttaaaatttcttcttgaaaatgacttcatgtagtgctaatagttatgcagaatttgatgaagttgttgccatgagttgtttcatagatctccatgaaatggttgtaccatcacatgtaaacaaatagccTGTTTCTGATCTactattgtgagaatctgacaagtaaccagcatctctaagataacgaactatatgtttgactccgttcaAATGTCTTCGTGTAGGCGAATAATTGTATCTTAGTAATAGATTGACCACGAACGATATATCGagatgtgtataattagcaaggtacattagtgctccaatcgcactaagatatggtacttcaggaccaaacaatttttgtaatcattttcttgaggcctgaaaggatctttctctacatctaatgatataacaatcattggagtagacaacaaatgagatttgtccatatagaagtgtttcatcacttttctatataaccttcctgatgtacaaatattccattgtccaaattctcaatttgtaatcctagacataattttgtttttcctaggtccttcatctcaaactctttctttaagaaatttatagcttttggaagctatTCAGGAGTTCCACTAATATGTATGTCATTCACATAGATAACTAGTATTGCAAATTCTTTTTcacattattttatgaaaatacaaatacaaattgagttatttgtatattcatcatttagtaaatattcactgaggtgattataccacatgcatctagattctttcagcccatagagagacttgttcaatttgatgtagtagttttctcgagatccacaattatgtgcctctggtatattgaatcCTTCAGGGAGTtccatgtaaatgtcactattaagtgagccatataaataagatgtcattacatccatcatgttcagattaagcccttcatgtgttacaaggctaattaattatcaaaaatcgattgaatccactacaggtgaatatgttttatcaaaatcaatcttaggtctttgtgagaataattgagcaataaatcaaactttatatcattattttctttttcacaaaaactcatttatatccaattagtttcacaccttgaggtgttcggactacaggttcaaaagtgagtcacttgtaaagtgagtttaattcttcttcaattgaatatatttattttggccaattctcacttagtctacaatctttaatagactctGACTCATGATCCTCATTATCATTGATTATTTTTAGCGCTATATtttatacaaagacattgtcaatattgactttatttggttatctcaatttcagTTCCATTCTAATTCATCCATGatataatttatcgagatctctttattttatatttcaagtacttgatttgttcttctggaaatgaaaattaaattaggtcaaagtgctcttagaaTTTTTATATCCTcatttgggtcatctttagtttcttttcttagtagaggacttttaacattggaaccgactttcataccacgcttcaggcgcatcaacaactcatttgcaataatatattatccaataggagaatccactttgagtggagtattatctgctgataatttatttcataaattttgCAAATGAAtagtattttgaacttttggttcatattgacttgtatgaggatcaagacaacaatttattttaaattgttcatttgaacttcatgttcatgatttcagctgttcatttgaacttcttattgatgattttagctgcttattctctccccctaatattggaaaaattaatttatcaagggataatcagcctactgggatgcaatcaagtatttgattatttgctcaaattatatcctcaaaattgagattcatattaattatatttttccaatattctttcatgactcgtcttaatttattatattggagcaattggaatatacacaacaaatccaaatgttcacttagatgagaagtattagaataaattatggaggactaagatatagtatcttgttggcttaatacgaataaatatcttaatatcatactttaggtgtttcaaatatataatttagaattgatgatctcataagtatcaaccatttaactaactttagacgtctaaataatggatcttcgggtccattttctttttatgaacatatattacatgatattcaatatcaattttaataatatatgtgatacttatacatgaatttccaaaaaatccagaaaacaagatcttagtctaattggttgtgagtagagacatatgcatgatattttagttgatgcaacaattaatgtcataaaaatgcaatttctcaaatttttattttcctttagaaaaacacaaaaattgactggattgaagaaacttccggttcttcaatacaaattattcgcatcctATTATAttcgagatgacccaaccggttttaccaacgacacatttaagtgtaatttgtaaactactggtttacaatgacatgttcttcaattgtactaatataagtgtagtgcAAATCCGAGGGAAAAGCCAGTAGTTTTTCTATTagacattttatgtccaaattatgttgtgtaatacaaagatatttgatacctccaatataattcaaaaccaatataacaATATCTCatgattaaacactttaatcaaacacatttatatgaacatattatcatataattatcaaacaattaccccttataaaattaaacatatttaatcatacaatattatatcagtaaaattatatcatcatataattaatttgatttactatcctttagggatggataagttcttcaggaactatataaataatttattttttctattcttcagggatgcttgataagttcttcaggaactatataaataatttgttataaacaataatctaaaaaaaatataaccatccttctgagatgcgttaaaattatttgtgtcatttttctggaatgacaatcttttaaCGAGCATActacaaattatgaatttttagatcgatgcaacaaaaaaaaatttatgaaatccttctgggattcaataatattatagatgcggccttttaaaggtgattgaacgttgaattcttatggaattcatcaattattgataaacacaatactcgattaaactcaatctttgaacaataatttggagatagtttaataataatctttagttctacaaatatcacatcaaaaactatttccataaacaatggtcaagaaaaattattctttgtgcaatccttcaaggatgcttgaatattaaattaacacttttatgtgttaaaaaTCAATTCCAGACAAACATATAGAAATGCTTTAATATTAAATTCTTCCAgaatttaacaagaatgatcaaagaaatctaatattattgtacaaggtaaATAAACTTcgcttcaaaatatttaaaaaaataaacatatttatatgaagaaaaaaatagtaacataatcatgaattatattatattggttcaaatatattaagattaaaaaaataacgTAGAACCTGACTATATCATCACTGgcgttgtagagtatcgtgctgataacgtgttataaaactaactaaaacaatagaAAGATCAAATAGAGGAAGAGAATGGAAAaactaatattgtattatcttcttccaaaagtATCATTTACATCACAATGTGAGTCTTATATAGGATCCAAGTGAGATAGAAAGTCACATATATTAAtggggaataggaagatgaaaaagaagaataaggatggacatccactttaatctttattcataacacttatgatatttttcaaattgtattttcacaaatgattcaaaataacttaaaaataacttataacgtataaaaaacattatttaatcttttgttataaaaattatgagaatgattGTTATGCATtgtcagtgtaaaatattttacatggtCATTACATCACAACCATTCACAAATACTACTTTATAtgtgattaaataaaaaaattaaacatctACAAAAATTTAACGGTTATTATTCACTGGCagtgtaaaacttctttacactgttagtgtatttcatttaaattcaaaaattatTTATACAAACTTATATAATCTAATTTATGAAAATAGGCTGAAAAAACTTTATGAACAATGTCaaaagttgttttcataagttttcCTGAACAAATAGTCTCACAAAACTTATGCTACTATAAGCTCAGATAAGTCAATACAAGTAAACTTTTAGAATAAGTGATCTTTAATGTTTTGTCTATATAAACATTAATTTAGTTCCTTATTTACATATGTTCAAATAAAACAGACTTTTAAGTTGACTAACATATCAATCAAGCCTTCAAAAATATCAGACTCAAGCTTAAAAATAAGCTTATGAGAGGCTACATGCCAGGCCTATACTTTGGTATTTTTAGCATGACAGACTTTGGCTTAGCAAATCCTAGCTCGACCCAGCCTATTTATACCCCTACCTCCAAATCA contains:
- the LOC131605462 gene encoding uncharacterized protein LOC131605462, giving the protein MALWLWLEKIGYHNLIHKVASLQGTLINAIVVEAITCLQFLERDNPPIPIGGGLPLTKMLIKKDISLEMFISKRYTAMTGIKIVLNETCARVFNDVLQIVLKRKNIIETRGSSSTTSRTHALNMPLILPGFPHPLFGSFDLLPRNENTSLSDESIWIQKKPYDDATNDDKSLFLTFSRGFPVSEMEVRYLFTTNYGDCVQRLVMGGNHVKNDQPLFAVMILKMVEIVDQILAGKRVAKLQINGKHIWARKYEPRL